A DNA window from Sporosarcina sp. ANT_H38 contains the following coding sequences:
- the yqiS gene encoding phosphate butyryltransferase, whose product MTLDSLIVQAASKKGPVVAVASAADREVLEAVSVAIAKGIASFMLFDDEKRIKDLMHTDFPHLIDSEKVSIHHAEDTINAATLSVKAVSSGSAHVLMKGNLATSIILKAVLNGEYGLKTGKILSHVAAFEVPGYNRLLFVTDAAMNIAPDLEAKAQIIRNAVAAAHACGVSEPIVAPLAAVETVNPAMVPTTDAASLVAMNRRGQILGCIVDGPLALDNAVSEKAAAQKGIIGETAGKADILLVPNIEAGNILYKSLMYFANAKVGAIIQGAKAPIVLTSRTDSAESKLYSLALAILSIK is encoded by the coding sequence ATTACACTCGACTCACTAATCGTACAAGCAGCTTCGAAGAAAGGTCCTGTTGTTGCTGTCGCGTCAGCTGCGGATCGAGAAGTACTTGAGGCTGTTAGCGTCGCAATTGCAAAAGGAATTGCGTCATTCATGCTTTTTGATGACGAAAAGCGGATAAAAGATTTGATGCACACAGATTTTCCGCACTTAATAGATAGTGAAAAAGTTAGTATTCATCATGCTGAGGATACTATAAATGCAGCGACCCTTTCTGTGAAAGCGGTTTCAAGTGGGTCGGCACATGTCCTGATGAAAGGTAACTTGGCCACTTCCATCATTCTCAAGGCAGTATTAAATGGAGAGTACGGTTTGAAGACAGGGAAAATACTGTCTCATGTCGCAGCGTTTGAAGTTCCTGGATATAACCGTTTACTTTTCGTTACAGATGCAGCAATGAACATTGCACCTGACCTTGAAGCGAAAGCGCAAATCATTCGTAATGCGGTTGCTGCTGCACATGCGTGCGGTGTGTCTGAACCAATCGTTGCACCGCTTGCTGCCGTTGAAACTGTCAATCCAGCCATGGTACCAACAACAGACGCAGCATCACTTGTCGCCATGAATCGGCGCGGTCAAATCTTGGGTTGCATCGTTGACGGTCCACTTGCTCTTGATAATGCAGTATCTGAAAAGGCCGCTGCTCAAAAAGGAATTATTGGAGAAACTGCTGGTAAAGCTGATATTCTTCTGGTTCCGAATATCGAAGCAGGAAATATTCTCTACAAATCATTAATGTATTTTGCCAACGCAAAAGTGGGTGCTATTATCCAAGGTGCAAAAGCGCCAATTGTCCTTACATCGAGGACAGATAGTGCCGAAAGTAAACTGTATTCGTTGGCACTAGCAATCCTTTCGATAAAATAA
- a CDS encoding sigma 54-interacting transcriptional regulator: protein MQNVLIVGAGTGGSILLDLFQNLEFMNVNAIIDTDEQAPGIILAKKLGIAYGMDWTNYLTDDLHIIFDVTGDEFVFAELLKVRPDHTVLIPGSVANLLVKLLEENDTYIKRIHAEMHKQRMIFDSVEEGMIGIDKKGTIDFFNKSASKIIGFPIEEAVGQLITEVIPTTELPRVFNSGKAELNEEQILGNGLKIVTSRYPLFDSTGKKVGAFAVFKDITEVVALAEEITDLNRVKTMLEAIIHSSDDAISVVDDKGYGILVNPAYTRITGLSEDEVIGKPANADINEGESIHMRVLRSRNPVRGVNMRIGENNREVIVNVAPIIVDHQVKGSVGVIHDITEMRNLMKELDRARTIIRKLESTYTFDDIFGGSADIEISIEQAKLAAKSDVPVLLRGEAGTGKELFAHAIHSSCERRFNKFIRVNCSAMHPAKLESELFGQESGFSQNGNDSTPGLFKESEKGTLFLDEVADLPIVIQERLLNYLKSGTIFKNGGTYPVHLSVRIIAASSKNLEKAMHEGTFIEELYYVLNRLSIQIAPLRSRKKDIPSIVGHLLVRLNQEFGMNIEKITDEAQERLKQYDWPGNVRELENVISRAMIYMDSGEVVISVKDVVKSLSSRENPVEEQSLPEKSTLTSIMDEYEKTILETALRENNGNKSLTANRLGISLRSLYYKLEKFSLV from the coding sequence TAACAGGCGACGAGTTTGTATTCGCTGAACTGTTAAAAGTGAGGCCTGACCATACCGTACTAATACCTGGTTCTGTCGCGAATCTCCTTGTAAAGCTTCTTGAGGAGAACGATACATACATTAAGCGTATCCATGCTGAAATGCATAAGCAACGGATGATCTTTGATTCAGTTGAAGAAGGTATGATTGGAATCGATAAAAAAGGAACTATTGATTTTTTCAATAAGAGTGCCTCAAAAATAATCGGATTCCCAATTGAAGAAGCTGTTGGACAGCTGATTACGGAAGTAATCCCGACGACTGAGCTTCCAAGAGTATTCAATTCAGGTAAAGCGGAATTAAATGAGGAACAGATTCTTGGAAACGGCTTGAAAATCGTCACTTCCCGTTATCCTCTCTTCGATTCTACTGGAAAAAAGGTTGGCGCTTTCGCAGTGTTTAAAGATATTACGGAAGTTGTTGCACTTGCGGAGGAAATTACAGATTTAAACAGAGTAAAGACGATGCTTGAAGCCATTATCCATTCAAGCGACGATGCGATTTCAGTCGTCGATGACAAAGGCTATGGGATTCTAGTTAACCCTGCTTATACGCGAATTACAGGTCTTTCTGAAGATGAAGTCATTGGAAAACCTGCCAATGCAGATATAAACGAAGGTGAAAGTATTCATATGAGAGTGCTTAGGTCGAGAAATCCGGTTCGTGGTGTTAATATGCGTATCGGTGAAAATAACCGAGAAGTAATTGTCAATGTTGCACCAATCATAGTAGATCATCAAGTAAAGGGAAGTGTCGGAGTCATTCACGACATAACTGAAATGCGAAACCTGATGAAAGAACTAGATCGGGCGCGTACAATCATTCGGAAACTCGAATCTACTTATACTTTTGATGATATCTTCGGCGGTTCGGCTGATATTGAAATTTCAATTGAACAGGCAAAATTAGCTGCCAAATCTGATGTTCCGGTCCTTCTTCGTGGGGAAGCAGGAACAGGAAAAGAATTATTTGCACATGCCATTCACAGTAGCTGCGAACGGCGGTTCAATAAGTTCATCCGTGTAAATTGTTCTGCAATGCATCCAGCCAAATTAGAATCGGAACTATTCGGACAAGAATCAGGGTTTTCTCAAAATGGGAATGATAGTACTCCAGGACTTTTCAAAGAGTCTGAAAAGGGGACGCTGTTCCTTGATGAAGTGGCTGATTTGCCGATCGTAATTCAAGAGAGATTGCTCAACTACTTAAAAAGCGGAACGATCTTCAAAAATGGGGGAACCTACCCCGTCCATTTGTCCGTCCGAATCATTGCGGCGTCTTCTAAAAATTTAGAAAAAGCAATGCATGAGGGAACATTCATTGAAGAGCTCTATTATGTTTTAAACCGACTATCTATTCAAATTGCCCCGCTACGATCTCGGAAAAAAGATATTCCATCAATCGTAGGGCATTTGCTTGTGAGACTGAATCAGGAATTCGGTATGAATATTGAAAAGATTACCGATGAAGCGCAAGAACGGCTGAAGCAATATGATTGGCCGGGAAACGTACGAGAACTCGAAAATGTAATTAGCCGCGCTATGATTTATATGGACTCAGGAGAAGTCGTTATTAGTGTGAAAGATGTGGTTAAATCTCTTTCATCTAGGGAAAACCCAGTAGAGGAACAGTCACTTCCAGAAAAAAGCACACTAACTTCGATTATGGATGAATACGAAAAAACCATTCTTGAAACGGCACTGCGTGAAAATAATGGAAACAAATCATTAACGGCCAACAGGCTTGGTATTTCGCTTCGATCACTTTATTATAAACTTGAGAAATTCAGCCTCGTTTAA